The following proteins come from a genomic window of Anopheles ziemanni chromosome 3, idAnoZiCoDA_A2_x.2, whole genome shotgun sequence:
- the LOC131289997 gene encoding aspartate aminotransferase, cytoplasmic: MSIFESVELGPPVEVFALNKACNEDSNPNKVNLGVGAYRTNEGKPWILPVVKKAEAAIVADGSLNHEYLPVLGTDNLTSAATTLLLGDDSEAIKSKRAFGVQCLSGTGALRVGAEFLARILNRTTFYYSDPTWENHHKLFVYAGFTEPRTYRYWHQETRSIDFEGMMEDLGKAPEGAVVILHACAHNPTGIDPTQDQWKQIADLCEHRKLFPFFDSAYQGFASGDPNKDAFAVRYFVERGFELFCSQSFAKNFGLYNERIGNLTVVQKDATTSAAVASQITWLIRGMYSNPPAFGSRIVSRVLNDTELRNEWMECIKTMSSRIITMRKALYDELVALKTPGTWEHITNQIGMFSYTGLNEKQVQILIKEFSIYLLKTGRISMCGLNEGNVAYVANAIHAAVTRE; this comes from the exons ATGAGCATTTTCGAGTCGGTCGAATTGGGCCCCCCGGTGGAGGTGTTTGCCCTGAATAAGGCTTGCAATGAAGATTCCAACCCGAACAAGGTTAATCTCGGTGTTGGCG CTTACCGAACGAACGAGGGAAAGCCATGGATTTTGCCGGTGGTTAAGAAAGCGGAAGCTGCCATCGTCGCCGATGGTTCGTTGAATCACGAATACCTTCCTGTGCTCGGTACGGACAACCTAACAAGCGCGGCCACCACGCTCCTGCTGGGCGATGACAGTGAAGCAATTAAGAGCAAACGAGCGTTCGGTGTCCAATGTCTGTCGGGTACGGGTGCGCTTCGTGTGGGGGCCGAGTTCCTGGCGCGCATACTGAACCGCACCACGTTCTACTATTCGGACCCGACGTGGGAAAACCATCACAAGTTGTTCGTGTACGCCGGCTTCACCGAACCGCGCACGTACCGGTACTGGCATCAGGAGACCCGTTCGATTGACTTCGAGGGTATGATGGAGGATCTTGGCAAGGCGCCGGAAGGGGCGGTGGTGATTTTGCATGCCTGTGCCCACAATCCAACCGGCATCGACCCAACGCAAGACCAATGGAAGCAGATTGCGGATCTGTGCGAGCACCGCAAACTGTTCCCGTTCTTCGACTCGGCTTACCAAGGCTTTGCCAGCGGTGACCCGAACAAGGACGCCTTTGCCGTCCGTTACTTTGTCGAACGTGGCTTTGAGCTGTTCTGTTCGCAAAGTTTTGCCAAGAATTTTGGTCTCTACA ACGAACGCATCGGTAATCTGACTGTGGTGCAGAAGGATGCTACCACCAGTGCGGCGGTCGCGTCACAGATTACCTGGCTTATCCGTGGAATGTACTCGAACCCACCGGCATTCGGCAGCCGGATCGTGAGCCGAGTACTGAACGATACGGAGCTACGCAACGAGTGGATGGAGTGCATCAAGACGATGAGCTCACGCATTATTACCATGCGAAAGGCACTGTACGATGAGCTGGTGGCACTGAAGACCCCCGGCACTTGGGAGCATATCACCAACCAGATTGGAATGTTTTCCTACACGGGACTAAATG aAAAACAGGTGCAAATTCTGATAAAAGAGTTCAGCATCTACCTGCTGAAAACGGGCCGCATCAGTATGTGCGGATTGAATGAAGGCAACGTGGCGTACGTAGCCAATGCCATCCATGCGGCCGTCACGCGGGAATAG
- the LOC131287107 gene encoding protein C12orf4 homolog translates to MELEPTKVVDFHYEYTNVDEKPAKLVYAIEIPYRGSVVELSHQIVSVRMDPIMQFLKANRDLLKTLEKFVERENQAFYDERDELLLEKFRNGTPDVDTLALDTEKLYREEILEFADRIGPTDEEIFAQSYHQLVHSSLLPEILTKEREYARTIASLSTQMTQQITTMNTLHQEEIESKIKLLDISITPENINHMLAKQYGMQNMIRKQCESELESTRGHQKHEYRNWVTQHVDESFLGQSESPTQIGNRWSMISTQAPSMEESFTIHLGSQLKHMHNIRILSTRVSDLCSPLYGDTSFGGPNVALGLYSSSLCGIVVLTPSGTITPDREIRRNANMSTEFHFDQIDRQIEKIQEDLRNLQHGNAIDAGGAQSLTVGRRPDRNVVTVKPGDAFITRHSNLSHSHVIFHLISDETFQSPSEINSRHPVILGLRNILKISSRHDITTLTIPALLRHEMSEDMTVSWCIRRAELVFKCAKGFMIESASWGGAELNTLQLLLPHDISEELFRTLADMVPHVFRVANPKILQ, encoded by the exons ATGGAGCTGGAACCGACAAAAGTGGTCGATTTTCATTATGAATACACCAACGTGGACGAGAAACCAGCCAAGTTGGTGTACGCGATCGAAATTCCCTACAGGGGCAGTGTGGTCGAGCTGAGCCACCAGATTGTCTCGGTTCGGATGGATCCCATAATGCAGTTTCTCAAGGCCAACCGCGATCTGTTGAAGAcgttggaaaagtttgtcgAGCGTGAAAATCAAGCTTTCTACGACGAACGGGATGAGCTGCTGCTCGAGAAGTTCCGCAATGGGACTCCGGATGTGGACACGCTGGCACTGGACACGGAAAAACTATATCGCGAGGAAATACTTGAGTTTGCCGACCGCATCGGGCCGACGGATGAAGAAATCTTTGCTCAAAGCTACCATCAGCTGGTGCATTCGTCGCTGCTGCCTGAAATTCTGACCAAAGAGCGGGAATACGCGCGCACGATTGCGAGTTTGTCGACGCAAATGACCCAGCAAATTACCACAATGAACACGCTCCACCAGGAGGAGATAGAATCGAAGATCAAGCTGCTGGACATTTCAATCACGCCCGAAAACATCAATCATATGCTAGCGAAGCAGTACGGAATGCAAAACATGATACGGAAACAGTGTGAATCGGAATTGGAGTCGACGCGGGGCCACCAGAAACACGAGTATCGAAACTGGGTCACGCAGCATGTCGATGAAAGTTTCCTCGGTCAATCGGAAAGTCCTACGCAGATAGGCAACCGATGGTCAATGATATCAACCCAAGCACCCTCGATGGAGGAAAGCTTCACCATTCATCTCGGATCTCAGTTGAAGCATATGCATAATATAAGGATTCTAAGTACTCGCGTTTCGGACCTGTGTAGTCCCCTGTACGGCGACACTTCGTTTGGTGGTCCCAACGTGGCCCTTGGGCTCTACTCCAGCTCGCTATGCGGTATCGTTGTGCTCACGCCGTCCGGCACAATTACACCCGATAGGGAAATACGTCGCAATGCGAACATGTCGACGGAGTTTCATTTCGATCAGATCGACCGTCAAATAGAAAAGATACAGGAGGACTTGAGAAACTTGCAGCATGGTAATGCTATCGATGCAGGTGGCGCCCAGAGCCTGACGGTAGGCCGACGCCCGGACCGGAATGTGGTAACGGTGAAACCGGGCGATGCGTTCATCACTCGTCACTCGAATCTCTCGCATTCGCACGTCATTTTTCATCTCATCTCGGATGAAACATTCCAAAGCCCAAGCGAAATCAACTCGAGACACCCTGTGATACTAGGATTGaggaatattttgaaaatatctaGCCGACATGATATAACTACACTAACGATTCCCGCTTTGTTGAGGCATGAAATGTCCGAG GACATGACGGTTAGTTGGTGTATACGGAGAGCGGAATTGGTGTTTAAATGCGCCAAAGGATTCATGATTGAATCTGCTAGCTGGGGTGGAGCGGAACTGAACACATTGCAACTTCTACTACCCCATGATATCTCGGAAGAGCTATTCCGCACGTTGGCCGACATGGTACCGCACGTATTCCGTGTGGCCAATCCTAAGATCCTGCAGTGA